In Vogesella indigofera, the sequence AGGCTGGCACGGATCGCAAGAACTCGATCATGGCCGATGTGGCCATGCGCATGTCTGACGCCGACATGAAAGCGGTCGCAGAATACATTTCCGGCCTGCGTTAAGCGCAACTTTTTGCTGCTGACACGTTCCAAAGGGGGGCCTTCACGCCCCCCTTTGTCGTGCTTCGAAAATACATGAAACCCAATAAGCCTTCAGCATCGAATCTTCACCGCGCGTACGAGCTGTTCAGTTCGATGCGCTTCGCCATCGGCTTGCTGACCATCCTGGCTATCGCCTCGATCATCGGCACCGTGCTCAAGCAGAACGAGCCCTACCCCAACTACGCCTTCGAGTTCGGCCAGTTCTGGTTTGTCGCCTTCGAGAAGCTGGGCCTGTACGACGTCTACCACTCGTCGTGGTTCCTGCTGATCCTCGCCTTCCTGGTGCTGTCCACCACACTGTGCATCATCCGCAACGGCCCCGCCTTCCTGCGCGACATGAAGAGCTTCCGCGAGCGCGCCACCGACAACTCGCTGCGCGCGATGCGCCATAGCCAGCAGCTGGACCTGACGCTGGACGAGGCGCGGGCGATGCGCCTGCTGCAGGGCCACGGCCTGCGCGTGAAGCGGGTGCCACGCGACGACGGCAGCGTGCTCTTGGCGGCGAAGAAGGGCAGCGCCAACAAGCTGGGCTACTTCTTCGCCCACATCGCGATGGTGGTGATCTGCATCGGCGGCCTGATGGACGGCAACCTGCCGCTCAAGCTCGGCGAGCTGACCGGCAGCATCAAGCCGGAAACGCGCGAACTGCCGCAGGCACAGATTCCGGAACAGAGCCGCCTTGGCGCCGGCAACCTGTCGTTCCGCGGCAGCGTGACGGTGCCGGAAGGCAAGAGCGCCGACGTGATCTTCATGAACAGCGGCAACGGCTACCTGGTGCAGGAACTGCCGTTCATCGTCACGCTGAAGAAATTCCACGTCGACTACTACAGCAACGGCATGCCCAAGCTGTTCGCCAGCGACCTGGTCATCACCGACAAGGACAGCGGCAAGACTTCCGAGCACACCATCAAGGTCAACCACCCGCTGGTGGTCGACGGCGTGGCCATTTACCAGGCCAGCTTCGGCGACGGCGGCTCGCCGCTGCAGCTGAAGGCGTGGAACCTGCAGACGCCGCAGGCGGCGCCGACCGCGATTCGCGGCAGCTCGCTCGGCGCGCAGCCACTGAAGGTCAACGGCCGCGACTACCAGTTGGAGTTCGGCGAACTGCGCGTGTTCAACGTGGAAAACACCGGCGCGCCGGGCAGCGACGACAAGTCGCTGGCACAGCGCCTCAACGACGCGCGCTCGGTACGGCAGGACACCAAGGCGCTGAAGAACATCGGCCCGTCGATCAGCTTCAAGCTGCGCGACCAGCACGGCCAGGCGCGCGAATACCAGCACTACATGGCGCCGATGCAGCAGGACGGCGAGTGGTACCAGGTGTCCGGGGTGCGCAGCGACGTGGCGCAGCCGTTCCAGTACCTGCGCATTCCGCTCGACAAGGATATGAGCATCGCCAGCTTCATGCGCCTGTACGCGGCGCTGAAGAACCCGGCGCTGTACGACGAGATCCGTCAGCGCACCACCGCCAAGGCGATGCAGGGCCAGGCGATCAGCCCGGCGATGCAGCAGCAGTTCTCCGACAGCGTGCGCTGGGTGTTGTCCCGCTTTGCCCAGGGCGGCTTTGGCGCGCTGGAACAGTTCCTCGACGACAAGGTGCCGGCCGACAAGCGCCAGGCGATCGCGCAGACCTACATCAAGATCCTGCAGGGCGCGGTGGTCGACGTGATGGACGTGGCGCAGGCCAAGGCCGGTCTGCCGGCGTGGCCGCAGGACGCCAAGCACTACCGCTTCCTGCTCGACAGTCTGGTCAGCGTCAGCGCGCTGCAGGACTACGCGGCGCCGGTGTACCTGGAAATGAGCGGTTTTGACCAGGTGCAGTCCTCCGGCCTGCAAATGACGCGCTCGCCGGGCAAGAATGTGGTTTATCTTGGTTCGCTGCTGCTGGTGATCGGCATCATCCTGATGTTCTACGTGCGCGAAGTGCGCGTCTGGCTGCTGCTGCAGCGCGACGGCACCCGTCTGGCGATGACCTCCAACCGCCACAACCGCGATCTGGACCAGGACTTCGAGCGCATGGTCGACTATCTGAACAAACAGGCTGGAGAAGCATGATGGAGATGGTGTTGCAACAACCGCTGTACAAGCGTCTGGCCGCCGGTGACTGGCTGTACGCGCTGCTGATCATCGTCGCGGCCGGCTACAGCTTCAGCCTGTACGGCAGCGCGCTGGACTACTACGAACAGCTGATTCTGGTGGGCAGCAGTATCGGCCTGGTGGCACTGGGCTGGTTCTGGCCGAGCTGGCGCTGGTTCTTCCCGCTGGCCGGCGGCGTGTCGCTGCTGGCGATCCAGCTGTACGACCACAACCTGGCGCGCGCGGCGGAAAGCTTCGGCCTGAAGTACCTGCTGTCCAGCCAGTCGTCGTTCATGTGGATGTGCACGCTGTTCTTCCTCGCTACCGTGCTGTACTGGGCCGGCACCCTTTCCCGCGCCGGCCTGCTGATGCGCATGGGCAGCGGCCTGACCTGGGCGGCGGCGGTGTTCGCGCTGGCCGGGCTGTTCACCCGCTGGTACGAGAGCTACCTGATCGCGCCGGACGTTGGCCGCATCCCGGTCTCCAACCTGTACGAAGTGTTCATCCTGTTCTGCCTGATCACCGCGCTGATGTACCTGTACTACGAGGCCAAGTTCGCGGTGCGCCAGGTCGGCGCCTTCGTGCTGCTGGTGATCAGCGCCGCGGTCGGTTTCATCCTGTGGTACACCTTCGACCGCCAGGCACACGAGATCCAGCCGCTGATCCCGGCGCTGCAATCGTGGTGGATGAAGATCCACGTGCCGGCCAACTTCGTCGGCTACGGCGCGTTCGCGATGTCGGCGATGATAGGCGTGGCGCAACTGCTGATCCGCCGCGGCATCCTCGCCAGCCGCCTGCCCTCGGCCGAGGTGCTGGACGAGGTGATGTACAAGGCGATCGCCGTCGGCTTCCTGTTCTTCACCATCGCTACCATCCTCGGCGCGATGTGGGCGGCGGACGCTTGGGGCGGCTACTGGAGCTGGGACCCGAAAGAAACCTGGGCGCTGATCGTGTGGCTGAACTACGCCGCCTGGCTGCACATGCGCCTGGTCAAGGGCTGGCGCGGCGAGCCGCTGGCGTGGTGGGCGGTGGTCGGCCTGCTGGTGACCTCGTTCGCCTTCATCGGCGTCAACATGTTCCTGTCCGGCCTGCACTCCTACGGCGCGCTGTAATACCCAGGGTTGGCCGCATGCGGCCAACCTTGTCACCCCCACGACCCGACCCTGCGCCGGGTCGTGGCGTTTTCCGCTCAGCCATACACCGACAGCTCCAGCAGGTTGCCGTCCGGATCGCGCAGATACAGCGAGCGGATCGGCCCCAGCGCACCGGTGCGCGCGACCGGGCCCAGCTCGACGGCCACGCCCTTGGCCGTCAGCTCCGCCGCCACCTCATCCAGCTCGCCGGCCACGATCAGGCAGAGATCGGCACTGCCCGCCTGCGGCACCCGCGCGTGCGGCAGCAAGGGCGCGGCCGCCGGATGCAGATTGATCTTGTGCCGGCCGAATTCCAGTGCCACCCTGCCCTCGCCGAAGGTTACCGGCACCATGCCCAGCACATCGCGATAAAACGCCACCGTGCGCGGAATGTCCGCCACCGTCAGCACCAGATGATCCAGCCCTTCGATTTGCATCCTGCCTCCTTGCCGGGCACACGCTGCCGCGCCATGCCGCGGCGGCCCAGCGCCATACTTTACCGCGCGCGGCGATCACGGCACACTGCCGCCAGCGCCGCGCCCCCTGCAGGCGCGGCGCAGCCCGTCCGCTGCCCGATCACTTGCCGGAGCCGTCATGAGCACACTTCCCCTGCATCCCGCCACCCTCGCCGTCCGCGCCGGCGAAGACGATTTCCGCCCGCACGCCGCGCTGGCGGTGCCGATCGAGTTCGGCATCGCCCACGGCTACCCGGATGTGGACAGCTGGGAGCAGGTGGCGCGCGGCGAGGTGGCCGGCCCGCTGTACGCGCGCAACAGCGCCCACCCCACCAGCCTGGCGCTGGAAGCCAAGCTGGCGGCACTGGAAGGCGCGGCGGCGGCGGTGAGCTTCGGCAGCGGCATGGCGGCGATCAGCAGCACACTGCTGGCGCTGCTCAAGCCCGGCGCGCGGGTGGTGGCCGGCAAGGACACCTACGGCGGCAGCCACTACCTGCTGCAGCACACCCTGCCGCAGTGGGGCGTACAGGTGACGCTGTGCGACACCACCGACGCCGCCGCCTTCGAGGCGGCGCTGGCCGGCGGCTGCGAGCTGCTGTACCTGGAATCGCCGACCAACCCGCTGCTGAAGGTGCAGGACATCCGCCGCCTGGCCGCCGCCGGCCATGCCGCCGGCGCACTGGTGGTGATCGACAACACCTTCGCCACCCCGGTGAACCAGAACCCGCTGGCGCTGGGCGCCGACCTGGTGCTGCACAGCGCCACCAAATTCCTCGGCGGCCACGCCGACGCCATGGGCGGCATCGTCTGCGGCAGCCAGGCGCTGACCGACCGCATCCGCCACTACCGCGAGATCCACGGCGCCTGCCTCGACCCGATGAGCGCGTTCCTGATCCTGCGCGGCATCAAGACGCTGGCGCTGCGCATGCGCCAGCACAACGACAACGCACTGGCGCTGGCGCAGTGGCTGCAGCAGCAGCCGGCGGTGGCGCAGGTGAACTACCCCGGCCTGCCGGACCACCCGCAGCACGCCATCGCCCGCGCGCAGATGCACGGCTTCGGCGGCGTGCTCAGCTTCGAGCTGGCCGGCGGTTTTGCCGCCGTGCGCCGGTTGCTGCCACGCTGCCAGCGGCTGCTCCGTGCCGCCACGCTGGGCACGGTAGATACCCTGCTGGGGGTGCCCAGCACCACCAGCCACGTGGAGTGCAGCGAGCAGGAACGCATCGCGCTGGGCATTCCCGGCGGGCTGGTGCGCTGCTCGGTGGGCATCGAGGACATCCGCGACATCATCGCCGACCTGCAGCAGGCGCTGGCCGAGTGATCTCCGCAACCCAACAGGTTGGCCGCATGCCTTGCGGCCAACCTTGCGCCCAATGAGCTGGTACCTGTACCTGCTGGAATGCCGCGGCGGCAGCCTGTACACCGGCATCAGCAATAACGTGGAAAAACGCTACGCCGCCCACCTCAAAGGCAAGGGTGCGCGCTACACCCGCAGCTTCCCGCCGGAGCGCATCGCGCTGGTGCTGGAATTTGCCGACAAGGGCGAGGCGCTGCGCGCCGAACTGGCGGTAAAGGCGATGAACGCAGCGCAAAAGCGGGCGTGGCTGGCGGCACACCGCAGCGATACCGCGATTAGCCCAGCTAATCAGACCGCGCAGTAATGCTGGCTTGCCGCCGCTAGCAGCCACGCTCACACTGCCGGTCATCTCCTGACAGGAAAGCGCCATGTTCCCTCTCGATACCCTCCCCACCGCCCTGCGCCACGGCCAGCCGCTGCTGTGGCACAACCCTTCCCTGCTGCCCGCCGCACAAGCGCTGGCCGCCAGCCGCTACGGCCGTGCCGACATCGAAGCCGCCATCGCCCGCTGGCAACGCTTTGCGCCGCTGCTGGCGTGGCTGTTTCCGGACAGCGTGGCGGCAGATGGCCGCATCGATTCGCCGCTGCTGCAGCAAACCGATGACAGCGGCCAACCCTTGTGGGTGAAGGCCGACCACGCGCTGCCGATCACCGCCTGCATCAAGGCGCGCGGCGGCGTGTACGAGGTGCTGTGCCACGCCGAGCAACTGGCGCTGACCGCCGGCCTGCTGCACGCCGGCGACAACTACGCCGTGTTGGCCGATGCGCCAGCGCGGCAGCTGTTCGCGCAGCACCGCATCCTGGTCGGCAGCACCGGCAACCTCGGCTACAGCGTCGGGGTGATGGCGCGTGCGCTGGGGCTGGGGGTGGCAGTACACATGTCGCACGACGCCAAGGAATGGAAAAAACAGCGCCTGCGCGCGCTGGGTGCCAGCGTGGTGGAACACCCCGGCGACTACGCACTGGCGGTGGCCGCCGCCCGCGACAGCGCCGCCAGCGATGCGCACGCCTATTTCATCGACGACGAAAGCTCGCTGCTGCTGTTCTTCGGCTACGCCGCCGCGGCCTGGGATCTGGCGGCGCAACTGGACGCTGCCGGCCTGCGGCCAACGCCCGAGCAGCCGCTGCGGGTGTACCTGCCCTGCGGCGTCGGCGGCGCGCCCGGTGGCGTGGCCTTCGGCCTGAAATGCCTGTTCGGCGACGCGGTGCAGTGCGTGCTGGTGGAGCCGGTGGCCTCGCCCTGCTTCCTGCTGCGCCTCGCCACTGGCGACGACGCGCTGTCGGTATACGACATCGGCCTCGACAACCGCACCGTGGCCGACGGCCTGGCGGTGCCGCGCGCCTCCGCCACCGTGGCCGGCATCGTCGGACAGCTGATCGACGCGGTGGTCACCGTCAGCGACGCCAGCCTGCTGGCCGCCGTGCGCCAGCAGTGGCAACAACACGACCTGCGGCTGGAGCCATCCGCCGCCGCCGGTTTCGTCGCCCATCAGCTGGCCGCCGAGCAATGGCCGGGCAAGGTAATCCCGGTGGTGTGGACCACCGGCGGCAACGGCCTACCGGACGAGGTGTTTTTGCCGCTGCTGGCGGGGTGATTTAAAGGCCGCTCAATAGCAAAAAGGCTGGCCATGCATCCCGGATGCAGCGGCAGCTTGTCTGGGCCACACGCGGCACCGCTTGCCGCGGCAATCTTTTTTCATCAGCCCAGGAATAAACTGGAGGGCCGGGACGTATATCCGGTACTTTTCCCCGAACTGGAGACCCCGATGAAGACCCTGATGACTGCGCTGTCCCTGCTGCTGTGTACCCAGACCGTGCTGGCCGACACCATGCCGGCCCGGACCCATAACGACATCCTGACCGGCAGCAATGGTATGAGCCTGTACACCTTCGACAAGGACACCGCCGGTAGCGGCAAGAGCGTGTGCAACGGTCCGTGCGCGGCCAACTGGCCACCGCTGATGGCGGCGGCAGATGCCAAGACGGTGGCGGACTACACCGTGATTACCCGTGATGACGGCAATAAGCAGTGGGCCTACAAGGGCAAACCACTGTATTTCTGGGTCAAGGACAGCAAACCGGGCGACACCAGCGGCGACGGTTTCAATAACGTCTGGCACCTCGCCCGGCCCTGATCCGGCATGGGCATCCGCCAGGCCATCCTGGACGAGCTACCGGCCCTGCGCCGCTATGCCCGAGCCCTGAGCGGGCAGGCGGGCATCGCCGACGATCTGGTGCAGGACACGGTGGCGCGCGCGCTGGAGAAATGCCGTTTCTGGCAATCCCGGCGCGCGTTGCGGCCGTGGCTGTTTGCCATCATGCATAACCTGTTCATCGACCAACTGCGGCACGATCGGCCGCTGCAGTTCATGCCCGATGAGGTCATGCCGGAACAGGCCGATACACTGACGCCGGAACAGCTGCTGTGGCGCCGCGACCTGGACCGTGCGCTGGCGCGCCTGCCGGTCGAGCAGCGCGAAGTGCTGCTGCTGGTCTCGCTGGAGGGTTTCAGTTACGAGGAAGTGGCGCAGAGCTTGCAGCTTCCGCTCGGCACCGTGATGTCACGGCTGTCGCGCGCCCGGACCCGCATGCGACTGTTGCTGTCAGAAAACGACATCCCCTCCGGCAAGGCTATCCACTCATGACGACCCCGATTTCCGAAGCCGACCTGCACGCTTACGCTGACGGCCTGTTGCCGCCCGCCCGGGCCGCCGAAGTGGCGCAATGGCTGGCCGACCATCCGCAACAGCAGATGCTGGTGGCCGGATGGCAACGCCAGTCGCTACTGCTCCGCGCCGCCTTCCCGCCGCAGCATACCCCACTGCCGGCACGTCCGCGGTGGCGCTGGTCCGGGCCGCCGGCCATGACAGCCAGCGTGTTGCTGGCCTTTGCCGTGGGCTACGGCACCGCCAGTTGGCAGCAGCCACCGGCCGACACCGCCACGCTGCCGGCCAGTGTCGCCGCCCTGCCCGGCTATGCCAGCGTTGCCCACACCGTCTATACCCCCGAGCAACGCCATCCGGTCGAGGTGGGCGTGGAACAGCGCGATCATCTGCTGACCTGGCTATCGCGCCGGCTGGGCAAGCCGATACGCGTACCGACGCTGACCGCACAAGGCTACCGACTGGTGGGCGGCCGCCTGTTACCCGGCGACAGCGGCAGTGCCGCGCAATTCATGTACGAGCACGAGACCGGACAGCGGGTCACCCTGTACCTGCAGGCCAGCCCGGCCAACGCACCGCTGGCTGCCTTCCGCCAGCAGCGACGCGGCAACAACCAGGTGTTCTACTGGCAAGACCGCGACTTCGGCTATGCCTTGGTCGCCGGCGAACAGGCCCCCGCGCTGTCACAGCTGGCCACCCAGGTCTACCACCAGTTGGCGACCCCGTAGCCCCCCGACTGCGACGTGCACACCACTCTGGCCAGCACGGCGTTCATGCCGCTGCCGGCGGCGTGATTCCACAATCGCGGATATAGCAAAGAGCTTGGCCGCAAACCGGAGACGGCTTGCGGCCAACCTTTGTCATTTCAGCGCGGTAAACGCCGGGCTTTGCAAGCTCAGCGTCAGTCTAGCGGCCCACCTTGCCGACCCTAGCTGCCTTGCATCTCCGCCACCAGCCAGTCCACTAGCAGCTGCAGCGCCGCGCTGCTGCCTACCGGATACAGCGCGTAGTAGCCCAGCAGCAGCGGCGGATGCTCGTCCAGCCGGCACAGGCTGCCGTCCTGCAGGTAGCGTGCCACCAGCAGCTGCCGCCCCAGCGCCACGCCGTCGCCGGCCTGTGCGCTGCGGTAGGCCAGTTGCGCCTGGTTGAAGTGACGCTCGCCGGCATCGCAGCAGGATGGCCGGCCGTGGGCGGCCAGCCACAGCGCCCACTCGCTACCGGCCGGTGCTGGCGTGCTCCACGGCGCGTCGTCGTGCAGTAGGCGGCCGCCGTGGCCGGCGGGGTCGAAAGCGGGGGCGGCAACCGGAAAGCCGTATTCCGGCAGCACGAAGGCGGCATCCTGCGGCGCCTGCGGCAGGTAGCGCAGCGCCAGATCGATGCCGGCCTGACGTAGCGCCGCCGGGCTGTAGGGCTGGTTGTCGGCCAGCAGGTCGACGCTGATGGCCGGCTGCAGGCGGGCGAAACGCCCCAGTCGCGGCAGCAGCCATTCCAGCGCCAGCGATGGCGGTGCCGCCAGCCGCACGCTGGCCGGCGCCGCCTCGCGCTGCAATGCGGCCAAGGTGGTGGCCACGGTATCGAAGCCGCTGTCACAGGCGGCAAACAGCTGCTGCCCGGCGGCGGTGAGCTGCAGGCTGCGGCCACCGCGCTGCAACAGACTCAGCTGCAGGCGGGACTCCAGCCGCTGCACGCGCTGGCTGACCGCGCCCTGGGTCACCGCCAGCTGTTCGGCGGCGCGGCGAAAGCCGCCGCACTGCGCCACCGCGTGGAAGAACCACAGGTCGGCCAGCAGGGTCGCGTCGAGGCGGCGGCTCATAGGCGGGTCATCGGGCGGAGCTTAGTAGGCGAAGCGCTGGCGCAGCTCTTCCAGGTTCAGCTCGCGCAGGATGCTTTCCTGGCGTTCGCGCGCGCTCTTTTTCGCACCGCCGACCTTCTTGGCGATGATCAGCTCGTTCTTCATCGAGTGCTCCCAGCCCACCAGCTCGGTGACGGTGACCTGGTAGCCGCGCGCTTCCAGCTGCAGGCAGCGCAGTACGTTGGTGAGCTGGCTGCCGAACTCGCGGGTGTGGATCGGGTGGCGCCACAGTTCGGACAGCGCGGTCTTGCCGAAGGTCTCGTTCTTCTTCTGCCGCAACACCGCAGCCACCTCGGCCTGGCAGCACGGCACCAGCACGATGTACTTGGCGTCCTTGGCCAGCGCGAAGCGGATGGCGTCGTCGGTGGCGGTGTTGCAGGCGTGCAGCGCGGTGATGATGTCCACCTGCGCCGGCAGCGCGTCGGAGGTGATCGACTGCTCGACGGTGAGGTTGAGGAACTCCATGCCGGCAAAGCCCAGCCGCTGCGCCAGCTCCACCGACTTGTCCACCAGATCCTGCCGCGTTTCCACGCCGTAGACGTGGGCAGCGGGCTTATCCTTCAGGAACAGGTCGTAGAGGATGAAGCCGAGGTAGGACTTGCCGGCGCCGTGGTCGGCCAGCGTCAGGCTGCCCTTGCTTGCCAGCACGTCGGCCATCAGCGGCTCGATGAACTGGTACAGGTGATACACCTGCTTCAGTTTGCGGCGGGTGTCCTGGTTGATCTTGCCGTCGCGGGTGAGGATGTGCAGTTCTTTCAGCAGTTCGATCGACTGCTGCGGTTTGATTTCGGGGATCAGGCTCATCGCGGTGTCCGTATAAAAAAGGTTGGCCGCAAGCACGGGCTTGCGGCCGGAAGCATGGCGTCAGTGGGTGTGACAGGCGCGGCCGACTCAGTGACCGGCGGTCTGCTGCAAGCCGGCCGGCGGCGTCCACTGCCAGTGGCTGCGCCAGGCGCCGACCACCAGATTGGGGTACTCGGCACGGCCGAGGCTGCCGTTGTAGCGCCCCAGCGCGCGGAACAGGTTGCCGCGCTCCAGGTCCAGATAGTGGCGCAGGATGGTGCAGCCGTAGCGCAGGTTCAGCGTCAGCTCGAACAGGTTGTGCTCGCGGTTGCCGATGCTGCGCACCCAGAACGGCATCACCTGCATCAGGCCGCGCGCGCCGACCGGCGAGATCGCGTACTTGTTGAAGCCGCTCTCGACCTGGATCAGCCCCAGCACCAGCTGCGGGTCGAGTCCGGCGCGGGTGGCCTCGTACTGCACCGCGGTCAGCAGCCGCTCGCGCAGCCATTGATCCGGGATGCGTTTTTGCAGCCGCCGCGACATCTCCGCCAGCCACGCCACGCCCTCGTGCGGGTTGTCGAACACCAGCCGCGGCGCGTTGACGTCGGAGATGCTGCGCGACATGGCGCTGGCCACGTTGGCCGCCAGCGCCTCTTCGCGCTGCGCCCCGGCCCACGCCGGCACGGCGGCCAGCGTGAACAGCAGCAGCAGGCAGGCAAGGCGCGGCGCGTTCATGGCCGCAATCAGGCCAGCTTGCCCAGCACGAAGTCCAGCACCGCGTCCGGTGCCACCGCGGTGGATTCCGCATCGCGACGGTGCTGGTACTCGACCTTGCCTTCCTTCAGGCCGCGGTCGCCGATGGTGACGCGGTGCGGTGCGCCGATCAGCTCCCAGTCGGCAAACATCGCGCCCGGGCGCTCGCCGCGGTCGTCGATGATCACGTCCACGCCCTTGTCTTGCAAACCGGCGTACAGCGCGTCGGCGGCGGCCTTCACGCCTTCGGAGCGGTCGTAGCCGACCGGGCAGATCACCACGCTGAACGGCGCGATCGCATCCGGCCAGATCATGCCCTTGTCGTCGTAGTTCTGCTCGATGGCGGCGCCGAGGATGCGGCTCACGCCGATGCCGTAGCAGCCCATCTCGAAATGCTTCGGCTTGCCGTCTTCGTCGAGGAAGGTGGCGTTCATCGCCTTGGAGTACTTGGTGCCGAGGTAGAACACGTGGCCGACCTCGATGCCGCGCTGGATATCGAGCACGCCGTTGCCGCACGGCGACACGTCGCCGACCACCACGTTACGCAGATCGGCCACCTCCGGCTCGGCACAGTCGCGGCCGAAGTTGGCGCCGGTGTAGTGCTGGTCGTCCTCGTTGGCGCCGATCACGAAATCGGCCATCTTGGCCACGGTACGGTCGGCGATCACGCGACCGCTAAAGCCCACCGGGCCCAGCGAGCCGGGGTTGGCGCCGAAGGCGTCCTTGATCACGGCCGGTGCGGCGAAGGTCAGCGGCTTCTTGATGCCGGCGATCTTCTCGGCCTTCACTTCGTTCAGTTCGTGGTCGCCGCGCACCAGCATCAGCACCGCGTCGCCCTTTTCGCCTTCCACCACCACCGCCTTCACGGTCGCGGTGATGTCGATCTTCAGGAAGTCCACCAGCTCGGCGATGGTCTTCACCTTCGGGGTGTGGACTTTCTCAAGCTTGGCCGCAGCGGCCGGACGCTCGCCGGCCGGGGCCACCGCTTCGGCCAGTTCGATGTTGGCGGCGTAGTCGGAGGTCGGGCAGTAGACAATGGCGTCTTCGCCGGTTTCGGCGATCACCTGGAATTCGTGCGAGCGGTCGCCGCCGATAGCACCGGTGTCGGCTGCCACCGCGCGGTAGGTCAGGCCCAGGCGGTCGAAGATGCGGCAGTAGGCGGCGAACATGTTGTCGTAGCTCTTGCCGGCGTCTTCGGCGCTGCGGTCGAAGGAGTAGGCGTCCTTCATGGTGAACTCGCGGCCGCGCATCACGCCGAAGCGCGGACGGCGCTCGTCGCGGAATTTGGTCTGGATCTGGTAGAAGTTCTTCGGCAGCGCGCGGTAGCTGCGCAGCTCGGCACGGGCGATGTCGGTAACCACCTCTTCCGAGGTCGGCTGGATCACGAAATCACGGTCGTGACGGTCCTTGAAGCGCAGCAGCTCGGCACCCATGCTGTCGAAGCGGTCGGTTTCCTGCCACAGGCCGGCCGGCTGCACCACCGGCATCACCATCTCGATGGCGCCGGCGCGGTTCATTTCCTCGCGCACGATGTTCTCGACCTTCTTCAGCGAACGCAGGCCCATC encodes:
- a CDS encoding LysR family transcriptional regulator, translated to MSRRLDATLLADLWFFHAVAQCGGFRRAAEQLAVTQGAVSQRVQRLESRLQLSLLQRGGRSLQLTAAGQQLFAACDSGFDTVATTLAALQREAAPASVRLAAPPSLALEWLLPRLGRFARLQPAISVDLLADNQPYSPAALRQAGIDLALRYLPQAPQDAAFVLPEYGFPVAAPAFDPAGHGGRLLHDDAPWSTPAPAGSEWALWLAAHGRPSCCDAGERHFNQAQLAYRSAQAGDGVALGRQLLVARYLQDGSLCRLDEHPPLLLGYYALYPVGSSAALQLLVDWLVAEMQGS
- a CDS encoding class I SAM-dependent methyltransferase, with the translated sequence MSLIPEIKPQQSIELLKELHILTRDGKINQDTRRKLKQVYHLYQFIEPLMADVLASKGSLTLADHGAGKSYLGFILYDLFLKDKPAAHVYGVETRQDLVDKSVELAQRLGFAGMEFLNLTVEQSITSDALPAQVDIITALHACNTATDDAIRFALAKDAKYIVLVPCCQAEVAAVLRQKKNETFGKTALSELWRHPIHTREFGSQLTNVLRCLQLEARGYQVTVTELVGWEHSMKNELIIAKKVGGAKKSARERQESILRELNLEELRQRFAY
- a CDS encoding lytic transglycosylase domain-containing protein, which gives rise to MNAPRLACLLLLFTLAAVPAWAGAQREEALAANVASAMSRSISDVNAPRLVFDNPHEGVAWLAEMSRRLQKRIPDQWLRERLLTAVQYEATRAGLDPQLVLGLIQVESGFNKYAISPVGARGLMQVMPFWVRSIGNREHNLFELTLNLRYGCTILRHYLDLERGNLFRALGRYNGSLGRAEYPNLVVGAWRSHWQWTPPAGLQQTAGH
- a CDS encoding proline--tRNA ligase; amino-acid sequence: MRASQFFISTQKEAPADADIVSQKLMLRAGFIRKVAAGVYSWMPMGLRSLKKVENIVREEMNRAGAIEMVMPVVQPAGLWQETDRFDSMGAELLRFKDRHDRDFVIQPTSEEVVTDIARAELRSYRALPKNFYQIQTKFRDERRPRFGVMRGREFTMKDAYSFDRSAEDAGKSYDNMFAAYCRIFDRLGLTYRAVAADTGAIGGDRSHEFQVIAETGEDAIVYCPTSDYAANIELAEAVAPAGERPAAAAKLEKVHTPKVKTIAELVDFLKIDITATVKAVVVEGEKGDAVLMLVRGDHELNEVKAEKIAGIKKPLTFAAPAVIKDAFGANPGSLGPVGFSGRVIADRTVAKMADFVIGANEDDQHYTGANFGRDCAEPEVADLRNVVVGDVSPCGNGVLDIQRGIEVGHVFYLGTKYSKAMNATFLDEDGKPKHFEMGCYGIGVSRILGAAIEQNYDDKGMIWPDAIAPFSVVICPVGYDRSEGVKAAADALYAGLQDKGVDVIIDDRGERPGAMFADWELIGAPHRVTIGDRGLKEGKVEYQHRRDAESTAVAPDAVLDFVLGKLA